In Hermetia illucens chromosome 5, iHerIll2.2.curated.20191125, whole genome shotgun sequence, a single window of DNA contains:
- the LOC119656519 gene encoding glucose-induced degradation protein 8 homolog — MSFNEKTKDMPSISKEDWLARLAQFQFRQSDMNRLIMNYLVTEGFKEAAEKFQVEAGLEPSVELNTLDERILIRDAVQNGRVQEATRLVNQLHPELLDNDRYLFFHLQQLQLIELIRAGKIEEALSFAQTKLSEAGESIPEALCELERTLALLAFEKPQNSPFADLLEQSHRQKVASELNSAILKMEHQEESSPKIMYLIKMILWAQSKLDSRDIQYPKMTDIATALIEENK; from the exons ATGAGCTTCAACGAGAAGACCAAAGATATGCCAAGCATCTCGAAAGAAGATTGGCTCGCTCGTTTAGCACAGTTTCAATTTCGACAGTCGGACATGAATCGTTTAATCATGAATTATTTGGTTACAG AAGGATTCAAAGAAGCGGCTGAGAAATTTCAAGTAGAGGCCGGTTTGGAGCCAAGCGTCGAATTGAACACTTTAGATGAACGCATATTAATACGTGATGCAGTGCAAAACGGTAGAGTGCAGGAAGCCACCCGTCTAGTGAACCAGCTACACCCGGAACTACTGGATAACGACCGATATTTATTCTTCCATCTGCAGCAGCTCCAATTAATTGAATTGATCAG AGCTGGAAAAATCGAAGAGGCGCTATCATTTGCTCAAACAAAACTCTCAGAAGCCGGTGAAAGTATTCCCGAAGCTTTGTGTGAACTGGAGCGTACGCTTGCCTTACTAGCTTTCGAAAAACCGCAAAACAGCCCTTTCGCTGATTTACTCGAGCAATCACATCGACAAAAG GTTGCAAGTGAACTTAATTCCGCAATACTTAAAATGGAGCATCAAGAAGAATCGAGTCCCAAAATCATGTACCTCATCAAAATGATCCTTTGGGCCCAATCGAAATTGGATAGTCGAGATATTCAATACCCGAAAATGACGGACATTGCTACAGCGTTGATCGAGGAGAATAAGTAA
- the LOC119656517 gene encoding nucleoporin Nup35 — protein sequence MEPMALGSPTGSPAAGTSPFLPSFLMGESNMPSTPRSNTLSPTKNRSLAFGATSPTIGPTSSPDFNRSLLTQKTFGYQQIPPMHNFPGTPIQSHNTSISGPPTQGLFDSLRSEVNSVQTPTRQFGTNVCGPLAGTPNMNQSYNDSLLNQSNFNASRITSPTEYRLNQSTANNLSSCVLPKQSNFWITVYGFPPQATNTILSHFSQCGTIIDKIFPPESGNWVHLKFSSRLECDKALNYNEKILANNIMIGVTHCKDSSIVDKENLIDNNQLCRVRPLTHIAYKSAQNDTAVCPSPTAPQRSSGIVNKAMDLLFGW from the exons ATGGAACCTATGGCTTTGGGAAGTCCTACTGGCAGTCCTGCCGCTGGTACGAGTCCATTTCTGCCTTCATTTTTGATGGGAGAATCAAATATGCCCTCCACTCCAAGAAGCAATACACTGTCTCCTACAAAGAACAGAAGTTTAGCATTTGGCG CTACATCCCCAACAATAGGACCGACTTCCTCGCCAGATTTTAATCGATCCTTGTTAACTCAGAAAACCTTCGGCTACCAGCAAATACCACCAATGCACAATTTTCCTGGAACACCCATTCAAAGTCATAATACCAGCATATCTGGACCACCCACTCAG GGATTGTTTGATTCGCTTCGGTCAGAAGTGAATAGTGTTCAAACTCCTACCCGCCAGTTTGGAACGAACGTGTGTGGACCACTGGCTGGGACTCCTAATATGAATCAATCTTACAATGATTCACTTTTGAACCAATCAAACTTCAATGCCTCGAG AATAACATCACCCACTGAATATCGACTGAATCAGAGCACGGCCAATAACCTGTCATCATGCGTCCTACCAAAGCAATCAAATTTCTGGATAACGGTGTACGGATTCCCACCGCAAGCAACAAACACAATTCTTTCTCATTTTTCCCAATGCGGAACAATAATAGATAAAATCTTCCCACCAGAGAGTGGTAACTGGGTTCATTTGAAATTCTCATCACGCCTCGAATGCGACAAGGCTTTAAACTATAATGAAAAGATTTTAGCCAATAATATTATGATTGGAGTGACACATTGCAAGGACTCAAGCATCGTGGATAAAGAAAACTTGATCGATAATAACCA ATTATGCCGAGTGCGTCCTTTGACGCACATAGCCTACAAAAGCGCACAGAACGACACTGCAGTCTGCCCAAGCCCCACAGCCCCACAAAGAAGTTCAGGAATTGTTAATAAGGCAATGGATCTGCTATTTGGCTGGTAG